The following are encoded in a window of Cervus canadensis isolate Bull #8, Minnesota chromosome 11, ASM1932006v1, whole genome shotgun sequence genomic DNA:
- the LOC122450370 gene encoding proteasome activator complex subunit 2: MAKPCGVRLSGEARKQVDVFRQNLFQEAEEFLYRFLPQKIIYLNQLLQEDSFNVTDLNSLRAPLDIPIPDPPPKDDEMETDKQEKKEVPKCGFLPGNEKILALLALVKPEVWTLKEKCILVITWIQHLIPKIEDGNDFGVAIQEKVLERVNAVKTKVEAFQTTISKYFSERGDAVAKASKETHVMDYRALVHERDEAVYGALRAMVLDLRAFYAELYHIISSNLEKIVNPKGEEKPSMY; this comes from the coding sequence ATGGCCAAGCCTTGTGGGGTGCGCCTGAGCGGGGAAGCCCGCAAACAGGTGGACGTCTTCAGGCAAAATCTTTTCCAGGAGGCCGAGGAATTCCTCTACAGATTCTTGCCTCAGAAAATCATATACCTTAATCAGCTCTTGCAAGAGGACTCCTTCAATGTGACTGACCTGAATTCTCTCCGGGCCCCACTGGACATCCCTATTCCAGACCCCCCACCCAAGGATGATGAGATGGAAACAGATaagcaggagaagaaagaagtcCCTAAGTGCGGCTTTCTCCCTGGGAATGAGAAGATTCTGGCCTTGCTTGCCCTGGTTAAGCCAGAAGTCTGGACTCTCAAAGAAAAATGCATTCTGGTGATCACATGGATCCAGCACCTGATCCCCAAAATTGAGGATGGAAATGACTTTGGGGTGGCAATCCAGGAAAAGGTGTTGGAGAGGGTAAATGCAGTCAAGACCAAAGTGGAAGCCTTCCAGACAACTATTTCCAAGTACTTCTCAGAACGTGGGGATGCTGTGGCCAAGGCCTCTAAGGAGACCCATGTAATGGATTACCGGGCCCTGGTGCACGAACGAGACGAGGCAGTCTATGGGGCGCTCAGGGCCATGGTGCTGGACCTGAGGGCCTTCTATGCTGAGCTTTACCATATTATCAGCAGCAACCTGGAGAAAATTGTCAACCCAAAGGGTGAAGAGAAGCCATCTATGTACTGA